The Thiogranum longum genome includes a region encoding these proteins:
- a CDS encoding type IV pilus twitching motility protein PilT, with product MDIAELLAFSVKNNASDLHISAGLPPMIRVDGDIRRINVPALDHKTVHSLIYDIMNDKQRKDFEEFLETDFSFEIPNLARFRVNAFNHNRGAGGVFRTIPSTILSLEELGAPMSFKDIADQPRGIVLVTGPTGSGKSTTLAAMMDHVNNERFEHILTIEDPIEFVHESKKCLVNQREVHRDTHGFNEALRSALREDPDIILVGELRDLETIRLALTAAETGHLVFGTLHTSSAAKTIDRIIDVFPAAEKTMVRSMLSESLRAVISQTLLKKTGGGRVAAHEIMIGTPAIRNLIREDKVAQMYSAIQTGQAVGMQTLDQNLQELVQRGLISRLDARSKAMNKELFR from the coding sequence ATGGATATTGCTGAGTTACTCGCCTTTAGCGTTAAGAATAACGCATCCGATTTACACATTTCCGCGGGCCTGCCGCCCATGATACGCGTCGATGGCGATATTCGCCGGATCAACGTACCTGCACTGGATCACAAGACCGTGCACAGCCTGATCTACGACATCATGAACGACAAGCAGCGCAAGGATTTCGAGGAATTCCTGGAGACGGATTTCTCTTTCGAAATCCCCAACCTGGCGCGTTTCCGTGTCAATGCATTCAACCATAATCGTGGCGCAGGCGGGGTATTTCGTACTATCCCCTCGACCATTCTCTCGCTCGAAGAGCTGGGTGCCCCCATGAGCTTCAAGGATATCGCTGACCAGCCACGCGGCATCGTGCTGGTAACCGGACCAACCGGTTCCGGCAAGTCGACCACGCTGGCGGCCATGATGGACCATGTGAACAATGAGCGATTCGAGCACATCCTCACCATCGAGGATCCCATCGAGTTTGTGCATGAAAGTAAAAAGTGCCTGGTCAACCAGCGCGAGGTTCATCGAGATACTCACGGTTTCAACGAAGCCCTGCGTTCAGCCCTGCGTGAAGATCCGGACATTATTCTGGTCGGCGAATTACGCGACCTGGAAACCATACGCCTGGCACTTACCGCGGCCGAAACCGGTCACCTTGTGTTCGGTACCCTGCATACCAGTTCTGCAGCCAAAACCATCGACCGTATTATCGATGTGTTCCCGGCGGCCGAGAAGACCATGGTGCGCTCCATGCTTTCCGAATCACTGCGTGCGGTCATTTCGCAGACCCTGTTGAAAAAGACCGGTGGCGGACGTGTTGCCGCTCACGAAATCATGATCGGTACACCGGCGATTCGTAACCTGATCCGTGAAGACAAGGTGGCGCAGATGTATTCTGCGATCCAGACCGGTCAGGCAGTGGGTATGCAGACACTCGACCAGAATCTTCAGGAACTGGTGCAGCGTGGCCTGATAAGCCGGCTTGATGCACGTTCCAAGGCCATGAACAAAGAACTCTTTCGCTAA
- a CDS encoding PilT/PilU family type 4a pilus ATPase — MDFNSLLKLMVHKQASDLFITAGMPPSMKVNGHIKPVSQSSLTPDQAREVVLSVMTEAQRKDFDENLECNFAISAAGVGRFRVSAFYQRNHCGMVLRRIETTIPTLDELTLPSVIKSLAMTKRGLIIFVGATGTGKSTSLASMIGYRNANSTGHIITIEDPIEYVHQHNGCIVTQREVGIDTESFDTALKNTLRQAPDVILIGEIRTRETMDHAIAFAETGHLCLATLHANNANQAMDRIINFFPEDRRGQLLMDLSLNLKAILAQQLIPTPDGKGRRVAVEVLINTPLASDMIRKGEVHKLKDLMKSSNQQGMKTFDQALYELYREGQITQDDAIHYADSANEVRLMIKLKDSEVEASSALDGVTLVETP; from the coding sequence ATGGATTTTAATTCACTGCTAAAGCTTATGGTGCACAAGCAGGCATCCGACTTGTTTATCACGGCTGGTATGCCGCCGAGCATGAAGGTCAATGGACACATCAAGCCGGTCTCGCAGTCGTCACTGACACCGGACCAGGCGCGCGAGGTTGTCCTGAGTGTGATGACTGAGGCGCAGCGCAAGGATTTCGACGAAAACCTTGAATGTAACTTTGCCATCAGTGCTGCCGGTGTCGGTCGTTTTCGCGTCAGTGCGTTTTACCAGCGGAATCATTGCGGCATGGTATTACGTCGGATCGAAACGACCATCCCCACCCTCGATGAGCTGACGCTTCCGTCGGTGATCAAGAGCCTGGCCATGACCAAGCGTGGCCTGATTATATTTGTTGGTGCCACGGGTACCGGTAAGTCAACTTCACTGGCATCCATGATCGGTTACCGGAATGCCAACAGTACCGGGCATATTATTACCATCGAGGACCCTATCGAATATGTGCATCAGCACAACGGTTGTATCGTAACTCAGCGTGAAGTGGGTATTGATACTGAATCGTTTGATACTGCGCTGAAGAACACCTTGCGTCAGGCACCTGATGTGATTCTGATTGGCGAGATACGTACCCGCGAAACCATGGATCACGCTATTGCGTTCGCCGAGACCGGTCACCTGTGCCTGGCGACACTGCACGCCAATAATGCCAACCAGGCCATGGACCGTATTATCAACTTCTTCCCGGAAGACCGCCGTGGGCAGTTGTTGATGGATCTGTCGCTGAACCTGAAAGCCATCCTGGCGCAGCAGTTGATACCTACCCCGGACGGCAAGGGGCGTCGGGTGGCAGTTGAGGTGTTGATCAATACACCCCTGGCATCGGATATGATACGCAAGGGTGAAGTGCACAAGCTCAAGGATCTGATGAAGAGCTCCAACCAGCAGGGTATGAAGACCTTTGACCAGGCCCTGTACGAATTGTACCGTGAAGGCCAAATTACCCAGGACGATGCCATCCACTATGCCGATTCGGCCAACGAAGTGCGTTTGATGATCAAGCTGAAGGACAGCGAGGTCGAAGCTTCCAGTGCACTGGACGGTGTGACGCTGGTAGAAACACCCTGA
- a CDS encoding dihydroorotate dehydrogenase electron transfer subunit yields MKHPDHRETIALEAAEVISHQAFDGDQYILRLQAPECATLAQPGQFAHLSCDPMLAMRRPLSIMRVDAEKGWVDFLYKAVGRGTRLLANREAGETLSLLGPIGKPFTFDPSRPRALLLGGGVGIPPMVFFAEHLKNSRDSQPLVLMGSEVPFPFTGRPSRIMVPGMPDGVIAAMPLLDDWGVASRLASLQGYSGCFEGYITDLARRWLDEQNDEQRRQISVYACGPHPMLAAVAKLANDYKLSCQVSLEEYMACAVGGCAGCVVKVQTPEGAAMKRVCVDGPVFEASTVF; encoded by the coding sequence ATGAAACACCCTGATCACCGCGAAACCATTGCCCTGGAAGCGGCCGAAGTCATCTCACACCAGGCTTTCGATGGCGACCAGTACATCCTGCGCTTGCAAGCACCGGAATGTGCCACACTCGCTCAACCCGGCCAGTTCGCGCACCTGAGCTGTGATCCCATGCTGGCCATGCGCAGGCCGTTATCCATCATGCGGGTCGATGCAGAAAAAGGCTGGGTAGACTTTCTCTACAAGGCCGTCGGTCGTGGTACACGCCTGCTCGCTAACCGTGAAGCCGGGGAAACACTGAGCCTGCTGGGGCCGATCGGTAAACCCTTCACCTTCGATCCGTCCCGCCCACGCGCACTGCTGCTGGGAGGGGGTGTCGGTATCCCGCCAATGGTTTTCTTCGCCGAGCATTTGAAAAACTCCCGTGACAGCCAGCCACTGGTGCTGATGGGGTCTGAAGTGCCTTTCCCGTTCACCGGGCGCCCGTCCCGGATCATGGTTCCCGGCATGCCGGACGGTGTGATTGCTGCCATGCCTCTGCTGGATGACTGGGGTGTCGCCAGTCGCCTGGCCAGCCTGCAAGGCTATAGCGGTTGCTTTGAGGGCTATATCACAGACCTGGCACGCCGCTGGCTGGACGAGCAGAATGATGAGCAACGCAGGCAGATCAGTGTGTATGCCTGCGGCCCTCACCCGATGCTGGCGGCCGTGGCAAAACTGGCAAATGACTACAAGCTGTCCTGCCAGGTGTCACTGGAAGAATATATGGCCTGCGCGGTCGGAGGCTGTGCCGGCTGCGTGGTCAAGGTACAAACTCCGGAAGGGGCAGCCATGAAACGGGTTTGTGTGGATGGCCCGGTATTCGAGGCAAGCACGGTTTTCTGA
- a CDS encoding dihydroorotase, with protein MAEPNIHIRGGHLVDPTNGIDDTTDLYIAGSRIAAIGEAPDGFSADITLEASGLHVIPGLVDLCARLRDPGQEHKATIDSECRAAAASGITTLCCPPDTTPVVDTPAVVELIRHRASQLDATRVVTLGALTRGLQGTHLSEMAALKQAGCVGVSNALKPLASTQIERRAFEYAATFDLTVFLHADDPALSVDGCLHEGQVSTRLGLRGIPEAAETVAVARDLALIQQTGVRAHFCRLTTERAVRMVARAQFDGLPVSADTAIPYLYLTDLDASEFNPDFHFIPPLRTQNDRAGLITGLRDGTLGALCSDHQPHEADAKLAPFPATEPGASGIDTLLPLTLKLAQDEQLTLSEAIARVTCGPAAILNLPCGELGVGRVADICIFDAGAHWRITPDNLLSQGKNTPFNGWEMPAQVHYTLRDGRIIFTREA; from the coding sequence ATTGGTGAAGCGCCGGACGGCTTCAGTGCTGACATCACGCTGGAAGCCAGCGGCCTGCACGTTATCCCGGGGCTGGTTGACCTGTGCGCGCGTTTGCGTGATCCCGGCCAGGAACACAAAGCAACTATCGATAGCGAATGCCGCGCCGCAGCCGCCAGCGGTATCACCACCCTGTGCTGCCCGCCCGATACCACGCCCGTCGTCGATACCCCCGCTGTGGTTGAGCTCATCCGTCACCGTGCCAGCCAGCTTGACGCGACACGCGTTGTCACGCTGGGCGCCCTGACGCGCGGCCTCCAGGGAACACACCTTAGCGAAATGGCGGCATTGAAGCAGGCCGGCTGTGTCGGTGTCAGCAATGCACTGAAACCCCTGGCCTCGACACAGATCGAGCGCCGTGCCTTCGAGTACGCGGCAACCTTCGACCTGACAGTCTTCCTGCATGCAGATGACCCGGCACTTTCTGTTGATGGTTGCCTGCACGAAGGCCAGGTATCCACTCGCCTTGGTCTGCGCGGCATTCCCGAGGCAGCTGAGACTGTCGCCGTGGCGCGCGACCTTGCACTGATTCAGCAGACCGGCGTGCGCGCCCACTTTTGCCGGCTCACCACCGAGCGTGCAGTACGCATGGTGGCGCGTGCACAGTTCGATGGCCTGCCGGTCAGCGCCGATACTGCTATCCCATACCTGTACCTGACTGACCTGGATGCCTCGGAATTCAATCCCGATTTCCACTTCATCCCGCCTCTGCGCACCCAGAATGATCGCGCAGGACTGATTACCGGGCTGCGGGACGGCACGCTCGGCGCGCTCTGCTCGGACCACCAGCCGCACGAGGCCGATGCCAAGCTGGCGCCGTTCCCGGCTACCGAGCCAGGGGCATCCGGTATCGACACCCTGCTACCGCTGACCCTCAAACTCGCGCAGGACGAACAGCTCACACTGAGCGAGGCTATCGCCCGCGTGACCTGCGGCCCTGCCGCCATTCTCAACCTGCCCTGTGGCGAACTCGGTGTTGGCCGGGTCGCAGATATCTGTATTTTTGATGCCGGCGCACACTGGCGGATCACCCCGGACAACCTGCTTAGCCAGGGCAAGAATACGCCGTTCAACGGCTGGGAAATGCCTGCACAGGTACACTATACCCTGCGCGATGGCCGGATTATTTTTACCCGCGAGGCCTGA